ATACCTCAAGTGTTGATGATATAAACTCGTTCCATGAGTCAAAAGACTCCGCAATAGATTCAACTCCGTCTCCAATATCAAAAGCCTTTAGAAAATCAACAATATCCCAACCATCTACACACTAGAATTAATGGTTTAGTCTAACCTGGAGGTGGTTTTGAGTGTGCTTTACTTATTATTCTCTTCTCATTCTCGATATCTAAAGTCTTTTGTTGTTTTAAGAATTTTCTAAACGTTTTCATATCAAGGTATTTCCTAGGTCTCCTTATTGGAGGTCCTATAAACatcaaataaaaattcaaaaaacTACCCAAATCCTCAGAAGATTGATTTGAGGAAGAAGAATCATCATAACATGTGGAAGAAGTTTTAATTGTCCTCGAAAATATGTTTAAACTGCGATATGGGCATTTGAGAaccttaaaattatttctaaCAAGTGGAAGTATCAGAGCAAGTGtcatctaaaaattaaaaaatacaatttaGATTTATTAACACATGAATATTGAGTTTATAAAGGATTTAAACTGATAAAAACATAATGTTATCAATAAATTGTTCTTTCCACACACATCAGTTTGATTATTTCTTTTTgttttttgttttttatattatccatttaaattcattaaactataataaaaatttgtaaaatatactgTAATATCTTAATTAGTGTAATTTTCCACGATATCATGTGGTATGGACAAGGAATCTTCACAGAATTCCCCAATCACAAAGTTTAAATCAATTCCTCATGTAAACATTACAGATTTGCTGCCTTATGACCAGCTGGTTTTTGTAAAATCTAATAAGGCCCCTCAAACCAAGAGAAAGAAGCGGAGTTTAACCCCCAAACCTCTGCTAAGTACTCAAAATGATATCACAATACCTACTAGAATAACATTAGATGAAACTTTGAGGGATAAATTTCCCCAAGTTTCAGTAAATCCACACTTATTTCGTCAGAAATTTGCACGGATGTTATCGCACATGGAGGAGTTGGACAGTTACGCCTCAACTCTGGAGATGGGAAATACTAAGAACACAAAGAATGACTGTTCTGATCGAGAAAATCTTGGCCGTTCTAAGATTAACAAGCTTAGAGTTTCAGCGTCACTTAACAGAGTGTTGCACAGGAACCTTAGGATACCCACGATCACTGAGATTATAACAGCTGCTACGAACTTGAATATGAAGGAATATGAGGATTCCTCAGGCAAATATACAGTTAATGTGGATTTTGAGGATAATCCTTGGTCTGAATTAAACCTCTTTAATTACTTTAGAGACAGTATTAACTTGCACACTTATAAGTTAGTTTCAAGCTCAATTAGGTATACTAGCCCTTCAATTTCAAAAATTGTTCACTCTCACCTTCTAATTGGGGGACCGAAGTGTGATTTGTCCCCCTTGATGTTTCATAAAAAGGTCACTGAGGCTTATTTTAACAAGGAAAGCACTGACACTAACGTTGAAATTGTGGATGAAAATGAGATAATCATCACTGTTAGCTTTTATCACAATGTAAGGGGGCATAAATACCGCGAATTTGACATCTTGTCCTCACAAACACTGGCAAATTTAACAGACTCGTTCAAGTGCTCATCAGAAATCATATCAAAGGACTTTCATCTCAACATCATGGTTCGTTTTCACTAATAGTTATGTcgtatatataattttagggTTCTTGTTATATGATTAACGGTGTTTTGTACCCGGATTTGAGGAAAAAAGCGGTTGATTACTCTGAAAATCTATTggaattttacaaaaataataagttGGGAGTTCTAAAATCTGACATTCCAATTGAGCAGAAGGATGCTGTTCTAAACAACATTGATTTTAAGGTTTATGATTCAGGATACTTTCTCCATTATGGAGACTGTGAGCATAGATTCACAGTGACGAGTATGAGAGTTTTCGATAAAACACGCGACTGTCCTTACGTAAAGTGTTACCCAGTTTGTACTTTTAGTCCAAACCAGCACAAGGCGACTTGTCAAGTTTGCAAAGCCAGTGAAGCTTCGAAGATAACGTTTAACTGCATACTTTTGCCCGAAAATCCATCATACTTATGTGACGATTGTCACGATacttttaaacaaattgaGATTGGGCACGATGTTTATTTTGATGAGGGACTAACGCCTTCCATCACCATAGAGTACAATGAGgattaattaatgtgtttaaaGCATTTGCTAAGTTTATTTAACTCtgaatatgtaaatattatatataacatGGTATGTATAATCCTGAgtgttaaatgtgtaatctcttaattaaaattttgataataatatattatctaaaaatcaattaaaaaaattaagatggtaataataatggTTTACCTTGCTTAAGTGTAATGGTTGATTGGTCCCCATTTCTGAGGAATCTCCTTGGGTTCataatattctaaaatatCCAGAATccatatttttaatcattGGGTTAAAATCTTATTTAATtcaacattattttttcacaattttttgtgattttttattatactatcCTCTGATTTTACTTTCCCAACACAATTCTACTTtaccatatttatattacattaatcTTTGCTCCAATTTTTCTCTTCAAAGAAGTTgatttgaatatttatcGGAAATgggtaaattattaaagcCAGGACGTGTTGTTATTCTATTATCTGGCCGCAGAGCAGGCTGCAAGGCCGTCGTGGTTCAAACCAACGAAAGCTCTAGTAAGAAAAGGCCCTACTTGAACTGTCTTGTCGCTGGCGTTGAAAAGGCTCCAATGAAAGTTACTAAGAAGATGTCAAGCAAGAAGATTGAGAAGCGACTTAAACTCAAAGCCTTTGTTAAATACGTTAATGTTAACCATTTAATGCCCAcaaggtatttttattttttttatccCATTACTGAGCTTTTAGATATATTAAATCATTTCTACCAAacttataatatttataggTACATGGTTACTACAACACTGGACCCCAAATCCTTAGTGTCAGATGAGCAGATGGAGAACAAATCATCCAGAAAGGAAGCAAGAAAATCTGTAAAGGCTGTTTTGGAAGAATGGTAAGTGCAgagtttataatttattcttagCTTTTCAAATCCTGAAAATATCGACCCAACTCAGAAGGGAACTAGGGATACAGCCTTTTTAAGAAAGAAACTTCGATTTTAATCTATTATATTACTTTATACGCttatatatacattttatacacttatttacactataaACTTTTAcatacattttataaaattttgtacaTTTATATGgatatatgtataaattttactatattagATCGAAGTTATCTTGTTTATTGTTTTTCAAAAAGTCGAAAGAGTCTGTTTTCTTGTCCAGGATGTTTGAGAGATCGACGTTATCAAACAGGTCCAGATTGTTATCAATGTTGCTGACAGTAGGATTTAGGGTTGAGTTATCGGGTTTTAAGTTTGGCTTTGGCTTGTCTAATGAAAGGTCGAGTCCCAACAGGTCATTATTGAGTTCCTGATTTGACAAGTTTGAGGTTGGAGCAGTCAGACCAAAGCTGGCTGAATCCGATGATTTAAGACTTGACTTGGTATCAgaagtgttaaaaaataagtcGAACTCATTCACCTTGGACTGGGATGTTTCAAAATTAGCCTTTTTAGGACTCAAATCACCTTGACTTacatttgaaaatgatcCTGTTTTGTCTGTAAACAAGCCCATTGCATCATTCTTAAACACGTCTGAAACATCTGAAACGAGAGTATCTTTATCATAGGAGTCAGTTTTAAGCAAGGGTTCGATGTTAGGTCCACCGGTAACTTTGTTTTCAACAAGATTCCCGCCTGTGGTTAGCAGATTAATTAGTTTTGAGGCTTTGTTTGAAAGTTGAGTCTCAGCTTTACACTTCTCAAAGATAGGCACCGCTGTTGTTCCGAGGTGATTTAGGGTCTTTTGGTCCAAGTTACCCTTAAGAACAAGTGACTCTAGAATGCATAGAATCCTAAAGTGGTACTGCCACTTTGAGGACCTGACATTCAGATGCTTTAGGAGCTCATCAACCACCAAACCCTTATCCATATGGTTCAGTCTTTCCATATACTC
Above is a window of Theileria parva strain Muguga chromosome 2, complete sequence, whole genome shotgun sequence DNA encoding:
- the RPL27 gene encoding 60S ribosomal protein L27 — protein: MGKLLKPGRVVILLSGRRAGCKAVVVQTNESSSKKRPYLNCLVAGVEKAPMKVTKKMSSKKIEKRLKLKAFVKYVNVNHLMPTRYMVTTTLDPKSLVSDEQMENKSSRKEARKSVKAVLEECFSNPENIDPTQKGTRDTAFLRKKLRF
- the SRD2 gene encoding snRNA-activating protein of 50kDa MW C terminal family protein; amino-acid sequence: MDKESSQNSPITKFKSIPHVNITDLLPYDQLVFVKSNKAPQTKRKKRSLTPKPLLSTQNDITIPTRITLDETLRDKFPQVSVNPHLFRQKFARMLSHMEELDSYASTLEMGNTKNTKNDCSDRENLGRSKINKLRVSASLNRVLHRNLRIPTITEIITAATNLNMKEYEDSSGKYTVNVDFEDNPWSELNLFNYFRDSINLHTYKLVSSSIRYTSPSISKIVHSHLLIGGPKCDLSPLMFHKKVTEAYFNKESTDTNVEIVDENEIIITVSFYHNVRGHKYREFDILSSQTLANLTDSFKCSSEIISKDFHLNIMGSCYMINGVLYPDLRKKAVDYSENLLEFYKNNKLGVLKSDIPIEQKDAVLNNIDFKVYDSGYFLHYGDCEHRFTVTSMRVFDKTRDCPYVKCYPVCTFSPNQHKATCQVCKASEASKITFNCILLPENPSYLCDDCHDTFKQIEIGHDVYFDEGLTPSITIEYNED